In Pseudopipra pipra isolate bDixPip1 chromosome 24, bDixPip1.hap1, whole genome shotgun sequence, a single genomic region encodes these proteins:
- the FAM110D gene encoding protein FAM110D, protein MVPLGSPTLAVCASSNLRLVAPGRGSPLAWLSRGPECPGEPGGSGGRRPSAVERLEADKAKYVKSQQVISRRQEPALRGSPRLSPLGRRLLARQQCNELCQGSELGREGPRKLPCPPSPVSRRSGSRRLLRPDSLIIYRQKRDCLGGDKENAKGSGLVRRLFQGPLRDKPPSSPPARGLGEGPSPPQSPETPMLWAPVEKEEARTPGANSSSSSGSGGTFPVPGSPPAEPPQPPGKQALALRVSLPLSEKERFFNYCGLDRALVELLGRERFGPAGWDSGSARLLGSCESEPGQASGGSEGGAGPGEEEPEDARLGSAVSVVERNARVIKWLYGCQRAWAAAKESTV, encoded by the coding sequence ATGGTGCCCTTGGGCAGCCCCACTCTTGCCGTCTGTGCCTCCAGCAACCTGCGCCTCGTGGCCCCCGGCCGTGGCTCCCCCCTGGCCTGGCTGAGCCGGGGTCCCGAGTgcccgggggagccggggggcagcgggggccggAGACCCAGCGCCGTGGAGCGGCTGGAGGCCGACAAGGCCAAATACGTCAAGTCCCAGCAAGTCATCAGCCGGCGGCAGGAGCCGGCGCTGCGGGGCTCGCCCCGGCTGTCCCCGCTCGGCCGGCGCCTCCTCGCCCGCCAGCAGTGCaatgagctgtgccagggctcggAGCTGGGCCGGGAGGGGCCCAGGAAGCTGCCGTGCCCCCCGTCCCCCGTGTCGCGCCGCAGCGGCAGCAGGCGCCTGCTGAGACCCGACTCCCTCATCATCTACCGGCAGAAACGGGATTGCCTGGGCGGGGACAAGGAGAACGCCAAGGGCTCCGGGCTGGTGCGACGCCTCTTCCAGGGACCCCTCAGGGACAagccccccagctccccgccAGCCAGGGGGCTGGGCGAGGGACCATCACCCCCGCAGAGCCCCGAGACCCCCATGCTGTGGGCGcctgtggagaaggaggaggcgAGGACACCGGgtgccaacagcagcagcagcagcggcagcggTGGCACCTTCCCCGTGCCCGGCagccccccggcagagcccccgcagccccccgggaAGCAGGCGCTGGCCCTGCGTGTGTCGCTGCCGCTCTCGGAGAAGGAGCGGTTCTTCAACTACTGCGGGCTGGACCGGGCGCtggtggagctgctggggcGGGAGCGGTTCGGGCCGGCGGGCTGGGACagcggctcggctcggctcctCGGCTCCTGCGAGTCGGAGCCTGGGCAGGCCTCGGGGGGCAGCgaggggggcgcggggccgggcgagGAGGAGCCGGAGGATGCCCGGCTGGGCTCCGCCGTCTCGGTGGTGGAGCGCAACGCCCGTGTCATCAAGTGGCTCTACGGCTGCCAGAGGGCCTGGGCGGCCGCCAAGGAGTCCACGGTCTAA
- the ZNF593 gene encoding zinc finger protein 593 — protein sequence MSPRNGRRTGAHRAHSLARQLKTKRRRRDLDEIHADMKPENAARLLRQEVDPDLPGCAQFYCLHCARYFVDLNSMKEHFRSKVHKKRLKQLRETPYTQEEAERAAGMGSYIPPKKVEVQTQPLEEATEMETSS from the exons ATGTCCCCGCGGAACGGCCGCCGCACCGGCGCCCACCGGGCGCACTCGCTCGCCCGGCAGCTCAAGACGAAGCGGCGCCGCCGCGACCTGGACGAGATCCACGCGGACATGAAGCCCGAGAACGCGGCGCGGCTGCTGCGCCAGGAGGTCGACCCCGACCTGCCGGGCTGCGCCCAGTTCTACTGCCTGCACTGCGC GCGCTACTTCGTGGACCTCAACAGCATGAAGGAGCACTTCAGGTCCAAGGTGCACAAGAAGAG GCTGAAGCAGCTGCGGGAGACTCCGTACACGCAGGAGGAGGCTGAGCGTGCCGCGGGGATGGGCTCCTACATCCCCCCAAAGAAGGTGGAGGTGCAGACCCAGCCCCTGGAGGAGGCCACCGAGATGGAGACGTCCAGCTGA
- the CNKSR1 gene encoding connector enhancer of kinase suppressor of ras 1 isoform X1: protein MGWGSGRAHCLGWDRVNSLHEEGCAISQVSRPGVTQTVGGCWSVAGLDAAVQGYPFEAWELAGPDLLGLDVEVLEALGVWPLGHQELLLEAVEQLRELDAGLASTSLRTLTERLQELAQGIQSLVLGGLSAGDDPRPPSLTLLARVIDLVGAAKGLFSWLNRYLFSTLNDFSASQDIVLLCVQLGETLQADCPVAERDRQILRICQHIVGICESIVGCSPPALLDRRAVLQQVGLALPPGPRGSPPRSPSTPSLPPGLWQSPPTSPDSPMLPLSPWGSPPVSPDTSVPPSDPLTLITTPLGFEITSTSSCLHFVSATTSEALAAHGGHILPGDEIVQVNEQVVVGWTRINLEKKLLEKANEVTLVLKKIPLDLHGSPPSPRQQLLGAFSDAADSPGTRSGECPGSPVSLTSSVGADLDSGPDSAPDPVTDEEEEEDEQDLRLPRAAVEELPGLSGRGAAEEEEWESGTPLDTSLDTPLDTPLGTPPGIPNSPGISAATRPRSTELSPTAAPTTGAGGAEPCQLPQEGSPQTGRRPKGVATRLSRRRVSCRDLGRVDCDGWLLKKKDHVGFMAQKWKRCWFVLKGHTLYWYNHPNDEKAAGLINVATYDLESTREQKKKYVFQLCHQKYKPFVFAAETLADLSMWVSRLITAKTKYTLAHQSVPDKEEDCYSETEAEDPDDESPRHGCDSPRKRLQNPPDKAQLSPASGESSSPQGSPRPCSPMDPAGEDLESLMRCLSQGGVSLIGQRRFLTQEQCRKSFLRRNKNPHINERVHAVRALQSTLKAKLVELEALEQLLGEASLTSDTFRRWKEEHQELYQELREGWAGRQRQGHDGGLGGEQDTPGEAAGP from the exons ATGGGGTGGGGGTCTGGCCGTGCCCACTGTTTAGGCTGGGACCGGGTGAACTCATTGCATGAAGAGGGCTGTGCCATCAGCCAGGTGTCACGCCCTGGGGTCACCCAGACGGTGGGGGGGTGCTGGtctgtggcagggctggatgcagcagtgcaggggtaCCCCTTCGAGgcctgggagctggcagggcctgacctgctggggctggatgTGGAGGTCCTGGAGGCACTGGGTGTGTGGCCCCTGGggcaccaggagctgctgctggaggccGTGGAGCAGCTCCGTGAGCTG GATGCAGGGCTGGCGAGCACCAGCCTGCGGACCCTGacagagaggctgcaggagctggcacagggcatccagagcctggtgctgggggggctgtcGGCAGGGGATGACCCCCGGCCGCCCTCCCTCACCCTCCTGGCCCGAGTCATCGACCTGGTCGGGGCTGCCAAGGGACTCTTCTCCTGGCTCAACAG GTACCTCTTCTCCACCCTCAATGACTTCTCAGCCAGCCAGGACATCGTCCTGCTGTGTGTCCAGCTGGGAGAGACACTGCAGGCG GACTGTCCCGTGGCTGAGAGGGACAGGCAGATCCTGCGGATT TGCCAGCACATCGTGGGCATCTGCGAGAGCATCGTGGGCTGCAGCCCCCCGGCGCTGCTGGACcgcagggctgtgctgcagcaggtggGGCTGGCGCTGCCCCCCGGCCCAAGGGGCAGCCCCCCAAGGTCCCCCAGCACCCCATCGCTGCCCCCAGGCCTGTGGCAGAGCCCACCAACATCCCCTGACTCGCCAATGCTGCCCCTCAGCCCATGGGGGAgccccccagtgtcccctgaCACCTCGGTGCCACCCTCTGACCCCCTGACACTCATCACCACCCCGCTG GGCTTTGAGATCAcctccaccagctcctgcctgcactTCGTGTCTGCCACCACCTCGGAG gccctggctgcccacgggGGGCACATCCTGCCCGGGGACGAGATCGTGCAGGTCAATGAGCAGGTCGTG GTGGGTTGGACACGCAtcaacctggagaagaagcTGCTGGAGAAAGCAAACGAGGTGACACTGGTGCTGAAGAAGATCCCCCTTGACCTGCATGGCTCACCCCCCTCTCCCAGACAGCAA CTCCTGGGAGCATTTTCGGATGCTGCGGATTCCCCCGGCACCAGAAGTGGCGAGTGCCCAGGCAGCCCCGTGTCCCTGACCTCCAG CGTTGGTGCCGACTTGGACTCCGGGCCGGACTCAGCGCCGGATCCCGTCACCgacgaggaggaggaagaggacgAGCAGGAcctgaggctgcccagggcggcCGTGGAGGAGCTGCCGGGACTGTCCGGACGGG GcgctgcagaggaggaggagtgggagaGTGGCACCCCCTTGGACACCTCCTTGGACACCCCCTTGGACACCCCCCTGGGCACCCCACCGGGCATCCCAAACTCTCCGGGCATCTCTGCTGCCACCAGACCCcgcagcacagagctgagccccaCGGCAGCCCCCACCacgggggctgggggtgcagagccctgccagctccctcaggag GGCAGCCCCCAGACAGGACGCAGACCAAAAG GAGTGGCGACCAGGCTGAGCCGCCGGCGGGTCTCGTGCCGGGACCTGGGCCGGGTGGACTGCGATGGGTGGCTCCTCAAGAAGAAGGACCACGTGGGCTTCATGGCCCAGAAGTGGAAGCGGTGCTGGTTCGTGCTGAAGGGCCACACGCTCTACTGGTACAACCACCCCAAC GATGAGAAGGCTGCAGGACTCATCAACGTGGCCACCTACGACCTGGAGAGCACGAGGGAGCAGAAGAAGAAATA TGTGTTCCAGCTGTGCCACCAGAAGTACAAGCCCTTTGTCTTTGCTGCTGAAACCTTGGCTGACCTGAGCAT gtGGGTCAGTCGGCTCATAACAGCCAAAACAAAGTACACACTTGCCCACCAGTCAGTCCCAGACAAGGAGGAAG ACTGCTACAGCGAGACAGAGGCTGAGGACCCCGATGATGAGTCCCCCAGGCACGGATGTGACTCG CCGAGGAAGAGGCTGCAGAACCCCCCGGACAaagcccagctctccccagccAGCGGCGAgtccagcagcccccagggcagcccccgGCCCTGCTCCCCCATGG acCCCGCCGGGGAGGACCTGGAGAGCCTGATGCGGTGCCTGAGTCAGGGCGGGGTGTCCCTCATCGGGCAGCGGCGGTTCCTGACGCAGGAGCAGTGCCGAAAATCCTTCCTGCGGCGCAACAAGAACCCGCACATCAACGAGAGGGTGCACGCCGTGCGGGCGCTGCAGAGCACGCTCAAG GCGAAGCTGGTGGAGCTGGAggcgctggagcagctgctgggagaggcttCGCTCACCTCGGACACCTTCAGGCGCTGGAAGgaggagcaccaggagctgtACCAGGAGCTGCGGGAGGGGTGGGCAGGGCGGCAGCGCCAGGGCCACGACGGGGGGCTCGGGGGCGAGCAGGACACCCCTGGAGAGGCGGCTGGACCTTGA
- the C24H1orf232 gene encoding uncharacterized protein C1orf232 homolog, translated as MKPPDRHSVPPPRPAARDSAGSGPAEPLTMAQGFWRLYKAKVLQTLGGPRADGALQDEGDPPELMETAETPALMEEGPSPVSQLARKVQGVGARSWRTLSSLFTREDEHQLLSPEPCADHPLAAEPPELPQSEKAPGFWDLFATKWQQAAGPDKGVPPPEPDESPGEPPGEDGSDLREPEEGAFHWGFLAGKLAEIRNKNAPKGN; from the exons ATGAAGCCACCGGATCGCCACTCggttccccccccccgccccgccgcccgcgaCTCCGCCGgctccggccccgccgagcccctCACCATGGCCCAGGGCTTCTGGCGGCTCTACAAGGCCAAAGTGCTGCAGACCCTCGGGGGGCCCCGGGCGGACGGGGCGCTGCAGGACGAG GGGGACCCCCCCGAGCTGATGGAGACGGCCGAGACCCCCGCGCTGATGGAGGAGGGGCCCAGCCCCGTGTCCCAGCTGGCGAGGAAG GTGCAGGGGGTGGGTGCCCGGAGCTGGCGGACGCTCTCGTCCCTCTTCACCCGCGAGGACGAGCACCAGCTGCTCAGCCCAGAGCCCTGCGCAGACCA CCCACTGGCTGCTGAGCCACCCGAGCTGCCCCAGTCTGAGAAGGCACCCGGATTTTGGGATCTCTTTGCTACCAAGTGGCAGCAGGCGGCAGGGCCAGACAAGGGGGTGCCCCCCCCGGAGCCAGATGAGAGCCCCGGGGAGCCCCCGGGCGAGGACGGCAGCGACCTGCGGGAGCCAGAGGAAGGGGCCTTCCACTGGGGCTTCCTGGCCGGCAAACTGGCTGAAATCCGGAATAAAAATGCCCCCAAGGGCAACTAG
- the CNKSR1 gene encoding connector enhancer of kinase suppressor of ras 1 isoform X2 — protein MEPVGSWGPAEVTAWLRGLDAAVQGYPFEAWELAGPDLLGLDVEVLEALGVWPLGHQELLLEAVEQLRELDAGLASTSLRTLTERLQELAQGIQSLVLGGLSAGDDPRPPSLTLLARVIDLVGAAKGLFSWLNRYLFSTLNDFSASQDIVLLCVQLGETLQADCPVAERDRQILRICQHIVGICESIVGCSPPALLDRRAVLQQVGLALPPGPRGSPPRSPSTPSLPPGLWQSPPTSPDSPMLPLSPWGSPPVSPDTSVPPSDPLTLITTPLGFEITSTSSCLHFVSATTSEALAAHGGHILPGDEIVQVNEQVVVGWTRINLEKKLLEKANEVTLVLKKIPLDLHGSPPSPRQQLLGAFSDAADSPGTRSGECPGSPVSLTSSVGADLDSGPDSAPDPVTDEEEEEDEQDLRLPRAAVEELPGLSGRGAAEEEEWESGTPLDTSLDTPLDTPLGTPPGIPNSPGISAATRPRSTELSPTAAPTTGAGGAEPCQLPQEGSPQTGRRPKGVATRLSRRRVSCRDLGRVDCDGWLLKKKDHVGFMAQKWKRCWFVLKGHTLYWYNHPNDEKAAGLINVATYDLESTREQKKKYVFQLCHQKYKPFVFAAETLADLSMWVSRLITAKTKYTLAHQSVPDKEEDCYSETEAEDPDDESPRHGCDSPRKRLQNPPDKAQLSPASGESSSPQGSPRPCSPMDPAGEDLESLMRCLSQGGVSLIGQRRFLTQEQCRKSFLRRNKNPHINERVHAVRALQSTLKAKLVELEALEQLLGEASLTSDTFRRWKEEHQELYQELREGWAGRQRQGHDGGLGGEQDTPGEAAGP, from the exons atgGAGCCCGTGGGCTCCTGGGGCCCCGCAGAGGTGACCGCCTGGCTCCGAG ggctggatgcagcagtgcaggggtaCCCCTTCGAGgcctgggagctggcagggcctgacctgctggggctggatgTGGAGGTCCTGGAGGCACTGGGTGTGTGGCCCCTGGggcaccaggagctgctgctggaggccGTGGAGCAGCTCCGTGAGCTG GATGCAGGGCTGGCGAGCACCAGCCTGCGGACCCTGacagagaggctgcaggagctggcacagggcatccagagcctggtgctgggggggctgtcGGCAGGGGATGACCCCCGGCCGCCCTCCCTCACCCTCCTGGCCCGAGTCATCGACCTGGTCGGGGCTGCCAAGGGACTCTTCTCCTGGCTCAACAG GTACCTCTTCTCCACCCTCAATGACTTCTCAGCCAGCCAGGACATCGTCCTGCTGTGTGTCCAGCTGGGAGAGACACTGCAGGCG GACTGTCCCGTGGCTGAGAGGGACAGGCAGATCCTGCGGATT TGCCAGCACATCGTGGGCATCTGCGAGAGCATCGTGGGCTGCAGCCCCCCGGCGCTGCTGGACcgcagggctgtgctgcagcaggtggGGCTGGCGCTGCCCCCCGGCCCAAGGGGCAGCCCCCCAAGGTCCCCCAGCACCCCATCGCTGCCCCCAGGCCTGTGGCAGAGCCCACCAACATCCCCTGACTCGCCAATGCTGCCCCTCAGCCCATGGGGGAgccccccagtgtcccctgaCACCTCGGTGCCACCCTCTGACCCCCTGACACTCATCACCACCCCGCTG GGCTTTGAGATCAcctccaccagctcctgcctgcactTCGTGTCTGCCACCACCTCGGAG gccctggctgcccacgggGGGCACATCCTGCCCGGGGACGAGATCGTGCAGGTCAATGAGCAGGTCGTG GTGGGTTGGACACGCAtcaacctggagaagaagcTGCTGGAGAAAGCAAACGAGGTGACACTGGTGCTGAAGAAGATCCCCCTTGACCTGCATGGCTCACCCCCCTCTCCCAGACAGCAA CTCCTGGGAGCATTTTCGGATGCTGCGGATTCCCCCGGCACCAGAAGTGGCGAGTGCCCAGGCAGCCCCGTGTCCCTGACCTCCAG CGTTGGTGCCGACTTGGACTCCGGGCCGGACTCAGCGCCGGATCCCGTCACCgacgaggaggaggaagaggacgAGCAGGAcctgaggctgcccagggcggcCGTGGAGGAGCTGCCGGGACTGTCCGGACGGG GcgctgcagaggaggaggagtgggagaGTGGCACCCCCTTGGACACCTCCTTGGACACCCCCTTGGACACCCCCCTGGGCACCCCACCGGGCATCCCAAACTCTCCGGGCATCTCTGCTGCCACCAGACCCcgcagcacagagctgagccccaCGGCAGCCCCCACCacgggggctgggggtgcagagccctgccagctccctcaggag GGCAGCCCCCAGACAGGACGCAGACCAAAAG GAGTGGCGACCAGGCTGAGCCGCCGGCGGGTCTCGTGCCGGGACCTGGGCCGGGTGGACTGCGATGGGTGGCTCCTCAAGAAGAAGGACCACGTGGGCTTCATGGCCCAGAAGTGGAAGCGGTGCTGGTTCGTGCTGAAGGGCCACACGCTCTACTGGTACAACCACCCCAAC GATGAGAAGGCTGCAGGACTCATCAACGTGGCCACCTACGACCTGGAGAGCACGAGGGAGCAGAAGAAGAAATA TGTGTTCCAGCTGTGCCACCAGAAGTACAAGCCCTTTGTCTTTGCTGCTGAAACCTTGGCTGACCTGAGCAT gtGGGTCAGTCGGCTCATAACAGCCAAAACAAAGTACACACTTGCCCACCAGTCAGTCCCAGACAAGGAGGAAG ACTGCTACAGCGAGACAGAGGCTGAGGACCCCGATGATGAGTCCCCCAGGCACGGATGTGACTCG CCGAGGAAGAGGCTGCAGAACCCCCCGGACAaagcccagctctccccagccAGCGGCGAgtccagcagcccccagggcagcccccgGCCCTGCTCCCCCATGG acCCCGCCGGGGAGGACCTGGAGAGCCTGATGCGGTGCCTGAGTCAGGGCGGGGTGTCCCTCATCGGGCAGCGGCGGTTCCTGACGCAGGAGCAGTGCCGAAAATCCTTCCTGCGGCGCAACAAGAACCCGCACATCAACGAGAGGGTGCACGCCGTGCGGGCGCTGCAGAGCACGCTCAAG GCGAAGCTGGTGGAGCTGGAggcgctggagcagctgctgggagaggcttCGCTCACCTCGGACACCTTCAGGCGCTGGAAGgaggagcaccaggagctgtACCAGGAGCTGCGGGAGGGGTGGGCAGGGCGGCAGCGCCAGGGCCACGACGGGGGGCTCGGGGGCGAGCAGGACACCCCTGGAGAGGCGGCTGGACCTTGA